In the genome of Epinephelus moara isolate mb chromosome 14, YSFRI_EMoa_1.0, whole genome shotgun sequence, the window TTAACGTCAGGCCATGGGTGGGCATCTGTCGcactagtttttgcagtgtatgccgcaccgttggcactagtcAGCTCCTGTTAGCTGTTTTTAGGCCAAGTTAGCATGTTATTGGCGTAGGACCCAGCGTAGGCTGTCAATGAgaaaaatcactctgattggcagttcagttcagtgcacaagaagagaaatggaagcgGGGAGATCAATCAAACGActtaagtcaagagggcgtgagattGAAATTAAGTTATGTTtggtaagatttttttttttttagccattgagctcttttgCAGAAATGGTTCATacttttttgtgtcattgtgcGAGAATATCTTTGtcctttcaacatcaggttgtgctGTTAATATGCTACCTAGCTAACTAGCAttttgaatctgtcctgtcagtcttctggtttccctttttatttaacaaatacagactaccgccatctgctggtgtgaagagttatttcctctcacacaggcgcagaatTTATGTGCTACTTTGTTGTTGGCTgtggtctttgtggtgtgttcaagcaCAACTTTTTAGCTAAAGCACAGGCAACTTGAGGTgatgcaacagtcggcctttgtcgccactagttctttgatgtggCTTTGGTGTGCCTGGCCTTTAAGTGATGTAAATTGccttttaatgtgtaaaattggCAGAGTTCCCctttaggtaaaaaaaaagattttcttgTGAAATATACTAGATGGTTTTACTGCTTCAGGCTTTTAAAAATCCTTTGAATGATGCAATCTGGAAGGGAAAAACCAATCTTAGGTTGAACTGTCCGGCCTAATGCCACAACTTGATAGCATCTTTTAAAAGCCTAACCTTTTCTGAAATAGCTGCCTGCTGAGACAAGTAGTGACTTTACGGTAAGCCTGTAAATAAAGGaagtaaaaatggagcaaaaacaGCCAAAGGGGTCAAAGTTAGTCACCTCTATTCTGGTCTCTCGCACAGGGACTGAAGTCCGGCAGTGTGAGTGAGTAGAGGTTGAAGCACTAGGGCATGTAGATTAAGATGAGGATGAGGTCAgggaggagaagatggagaaaacAGACTTAAATATCAGGAAGTGGGAAGTGAGCTGCTGGGAAGAGAGTGGGCTGTGCAGCGATGGTTAATCCATTTTTAGGGTCCCTTTGCCTCACAGCCAGAGCCACAGTGATACTGTACACCCGACAGCCACTCACTTCACTTGACAATGAAGCCCAGTGTGTCCTGTCCTGAGAAAGTCATCAGTGCTTAGTCATGGCTCTGCAGCAGTGCCCAGACCTTCACGGATCTCATAaatgtcaaacaggaagtgtgagAGGAGTGCGCGGCTGCTTTAACAGTAGCTGATCCCGTCATGGTTAATTCATTATTAAAGGCGGGAGAACAATCCTTTATTCCTGCCACACCATCTTCTGAGGGAAAGGAGCTCATGTGGCCAGAGCAGAAGGGATTGTGGGTAGTATGGCCCTTATTTAATGCCAGTTTTTCCCCTTACCACCCGGGGCCTGGCGTCTTGCCCGTGCCATTCTCTTGGTTCTTCTCTTCTATGGGCATTAGGCTCTGGACCAGTGGCCACCCTGGCCCTCAGCCCTGATCCCCTACCAGAGCTGATCACATGCTCCTGCAATGACCACCACATTCccagcatgcatcagcaccagGCCATCTATGTCTTAAGTCTGACCCCTCAAGTGGCAGATGCTCACGGGGGCACAGACACTGAAGTGTGGCGCTGGATCCACAGCTGAGTCCTGTTTCTTGGAGACAGCGGCATCATTATTTTGTGTTGAGATGGAAAAAAAGGCTCATTTCCGTTTTAGGACACAATCTCTCCATCTCGTCTCCTAAACCAAAATATATGATGTCAGAGAAAAGCGTGAAAATATGACTTCACATTAATGTCATGGTTGTATTTTCCCATTTGCGTCATCAGGGTTTTTCCTCTCATATCCTTAACATGCCAATTAAGtcgttgtgttttatctgaatgtctttttctgtctctcccatAGCACGACGGACGGCCCTACTGCCACAAACCGTGCTATGCTGCCCTCTTTGGGCCAAAAGGTGAAGTACATGTACATTTATTCAACATAAACTACCTCACATTGAGACTTTTACCTAATTATATGAAGACAaaataattttagttttttagtttGGAGGCCTAAAATTGACTGattcataaataaatagatcaatatttgattaataaataaaagaacagatcattaataattaattataagaagaattattataataataaataaatgtgaacagTTTATCTTAACAAaaaattccttttatttttatgtatttaggTGTCTATATGTTAACTGACTGGTTCACTTGTGACTGATGCTATTTtgcaatatttatattttgcgATTAATTAccaataattatttatttattcattcttttatttatgtagatatttatttctgtattaattaatttattttttatttatcaatcaaaatatttatttacctATTAATTTCCTTtatatgttgtgtttatttctgtatctatttaatctttttttaaaaatattttatttattcatttaattttatttatttctatatttatttctgttttttatctgtTAATATAGTTATGTAAGTACATATTTagttctgttttaattttatctttttcattttatatatattttataatttatttttattatttttatattttatcattttatattttgtcatttatatatatatatatatatatatatatatatatcatttattttgtatttaatcttttcaatattttttttattaatcaaaatgtaattatttctgtatgtatttctgtatttatttacttaattaTGTATGGAGACATATTTATTAATTAGTATGTATCTGTATTATAACATTTataatataatttttattttatttatgtattatatttattttgttccaTAAAATTTTAGGCACAGTTAATTATAATATCTTTTTAGCTcgcatttattatttttagctATCATGTCCTCctctatttttgtatttatgcttATGTTGTTTACGTCCTCTCCTGTATCTTCTCAGGTGTGAACATCGGTGGAGCCGGCTCTTACGTGTACGATACTCCAGCCAACAACAACCCATCTCCCACTGGTGTGGATTCAGCACCCAAAGCTGAGGAGAAGCGAGTCTTCGCCCCCAAGCCCCCATCCAAAGGTAAATGAGAAGCGTGTATTTAAACTGCATGTATTGTAAATCAGCATGTGTTGACTGGGGGAGGAAAAGCCAGTTGATAGGGGCGTTTGTCTCTTAAGATATTGGTGTGTGAGGTCAGAGGGAAAGCTGCTGCTGACTCAATGATAAGAACACTGATACACACAGTCTTCTGGGACTGGAGGAGGATTTTCTCAGACGTGTCAGAtagggtgtgtgtgttctgggAAATCACTGCAGCAGGAACAAAATCATTTTAACGGATGTTTTCTGTCGATTTATCTCTGCGGTTCAGTTTTCAGTTAGCGGCTGTTTTCCACCCACTTGGTTGCTGAAGCCAGAAAACTGAGCAGTGATGTAGGATGTTGTAACCTTTCTGGATCAAAACCTTTAAATGTGTTGGGTTAAAATTTGGAAtagattaacagatgatgtgAGATCTTATGAATCTgaatcagtttttaaaaagcaggtgttaaaacatttttatttagtcAAATGGAAAGAGGAGACATGGGTCAACGTCAACTATTTTTGTACGAGTAATTTAATGCATAACTATGTATATAATGTAATTAAAGTTTTTTCAGGTTTTGGCTCCACCTGCAGTTTCCATAACAATACTACATGTCCACTAAACATCCATCCACTCCTATAAACTGAGTGTTGAAAGAGGGAGTGAAGTGACTTGGCAcccaaaatattttaaattggcAAAATTAGCCTCTTTAGTCAAGAATTTccctctgaaacacacaaaaactgtTTAGTACTTGGCTCAATTTTAGTTTTACACCCCTACATTATTAGTGCACTGGATTTCACACCAGGCTAGAAAGATTAGTggtcatttattttatattttcacttgCCTTTCCAGTattataatgtgtgtgtaatgtttcTGCAGCTGGCAGCATCACCACCTTTTCCGGAGAGGCCAACCTGTGTCCCCGATGCAACAAGAAGGTGTATTTTGGTGAGTGGTTTTACACTTCCAGGAAACGAGGTGAAAGGGGCTAATGGTTGGAGTGAAAGGTGTGAACCTGCAAAGTGGTTGCCATGGTGTCtcacaggtgtgtgtctgtgtttgtcacaATAGCCGAGAAGGTGACATCACTGGGTAAGGACTGGCATCGACCCTGTCTGCGCTGTGAGAGGTGCAGCAAGACTCTGGCTCCTGGCAGCCACGCAGAGGTGAGAAAAAGGAGGTGGAAAAATGGTGGGAAGAAGAAAAGACCAGTAGAAATAAATAGAACGACAGACTAATGAAGTCTAGTTTTACGATGCCTATAATGTTCAGCAGTAGaggtgttaaaggaatacttcactctcCAGATGACCAtttacagtggggcaaaaaagtatttagtcagccactgattttgcaagttctcctacttagaaagatgagagaggtctgtaattttcatcagaggtacacttcaactatgagagacaaaatgaaaaaaaaaatccaggaaatcacattgtaggatttttaaagaatttatttgTAANNNNNNNNNNNNNNNNNNNNNNNNNNNNNNNNNNNNNNNNNNNNNNNNNNNNNNNNNNNNNNNNNNNNNNNNNNNNNNNNNNNNNNNNNNNNNNNNNNNNNNNNNNNNNNNNNNNNNNNNNNNNNNNNNNNNNNNNNNNNNNNNNNNNNNNNNNNNNNNNNNNNNNNNNNNNNNNNNNNNNNNNNNNNNNNNNNNNNNNNNNNNNNNNNNNNNNNNNNNNNNNNNNNNNNNNNNNNNNNNNNNNNNNNNNNNNNNNNNNNNNNNNNNNNNNNNNNNNNNNNNNNNNNNNNNNNNNNNNNNNNNNNNNNNNNNNNNNNNNNNNNNNNNNNNNNNNNNNNNNNNNNNNNNNNNNNNNNNNNNNNNNNNNNNNNNNNNNNNNNNNNNNNNNNNNNNNNNNNNNNNNNNNNNNNNNNNNNNNNNNNNNNNNNNNNNNNNNNNNNNNNNNNNNNNNNNNNNNNNNNNNNNNNNNNNNNNNNNNNNNNNNNNNNNNNNNNNNNNNNNNNNNNNNNNNNNNNNNNNNNNNNNNNNNNNNNNNNNNNNNNNNNNNNNNNNNNNNNNNNNNNNNNNNNNNNNNNNNNNNNNNNNNNNNNNNNNNNNNNNNNNNNNNNNNNNNNNNNNNNNNNNNNNNNNNNNNNNNNNNNNNNNNNNNNNNNNNNNNNNNNNNNNNNNNNNNNNNNNNNNNNNNNNNNNNNNNNNNNNNNNNNNNNNNNNNNNNNNNNNNNNNNNNNNNNNNNNNNNNNNNNNNNNNNNNNNNNNNNNNNNNNNNNNNNNNNNNNNNNNNNNNNNNNNNNNNNNNNNNNNNNNNNNNNNNNNNNNNNNNNNNNNNNNNNNNNNNNNNNNNNNNNNNNNNNNNNNNNNNNNNNNNNNNNNNNNNNNNNNNNNNNNNNNNNNNNNNNNNNNNNNNNNNNNNNNNNNNNNNNNNNNNNNNNNNNNNNNNNNNNNNNNNNNNNNNNNNNNNNNNNNNNNNNNNNNNTTAcaaataaattctttaaaaatcatacaatgtgatttcctggattttttttctcattttgtctctcatagttgaagtgtacctctgatgaaaattacagacctctctcatctttctaagtaggagaacttgcaaaatcagtggctgactaaatacttttttgccccactgtatatatcagttactcaccctgtgttatggtGAGTTTGTtaagaaactttgtttttcatgcTTGCctccagtgaacgaagaatcccaAAACTGAGAAAATGGTTGATGAATTGAAATCATGGGGGTCTGTGTGTCACAAGAGCAAAAGTGTAACCCGTTTGTCCTTGTTTTAACAGTCCTGTAGCTCCTGCTCAAGGGCAGCAGTTCAAACACATGGTGTCCTGGATGGGATAGGTCCTGGTGAATCTaaactgaacctttaaaactcccaaatcacacaataacacaaactaactgatcagggcagaggtagaccagcagctcctgtattGAGCGATgtttaattactgtttttataaatggagtctggctttgaagagagtgtaGACTAAATTCACTTTGCTGTCAGGTCCCTGTTGTAAAGGGCTGTCAgtttgggaggtactgagcataagactggatatatatatatatatatatatatatatatacatatatatatatacacacacacattttctttgcttttggattcttcattcaccgcAGAGGCAAGCAAGAAAACCAAAGtcttctttacaaattcaatgtaatgcagattgattaattgatataCTAATGGTCATTTGGTAGGtgtagtattcctttaattcaaTTATATGTTTTTGCTGGACTATATATATTCATaggtgtttctaatattctGCCTCCATCTCGTGTCTGTAAATGGGAAGCCCAATACCACAGAAACATCTCTCAATATAATGTAGTCTGCTACGACACCACCTTTAACTTTGACCTCTACAATTAActtataatttaatttacagaTTTACAGCAATGTCActaaaaactgaacattatgaGTTTTGTAAAGATGGACGTTATGGCAGGGCAGCTGTATTGGTTTGCATTGGAGTGTACTGGTGCACATAATAAAGTGACAACTAAGTGTGCGGTActcaattaaaaagaaaaaaaaaagagcaagcaCTTTTTGAATGTGACACAAAACCAGTGCAAGGCAACCAAAGTCTACATAAAGGGGCCATTATTTCAGCccttaatattattaattatcaggaaaaaaataggaaaaagaaaaaaggttaaatgaaataaagaaaatgacagATGAAAAATGGGAAATCAACACTTCATGTCATATTAAAAGTCATAatttttaattatcattgaGACCAGGACAAACAAAAGTTTCTCTTTGTAATAGTCATTTCAACTTGTCTGCTTGACTTGTTTTAGGGTACAAAAATAATACTTTTATTGTGTTaatgtctgtattttttatCTTCCAGCATGACGGCCAGCCCTACTGCCACAAACCATGCTATGCTGTTCTCTTCGGGCCCAAAGGTAACCGCTAGGGGGTGCTGTCCACCCACCAATTATCAGCTACACTTGAAACAGAATGTCAATAAGTCTGAGCACTTGATCCGCGCTGCACACGTTGCACACAAGTTGTTACTCAAGAGTCATTTCAACACAGCATTGTctacagcacagcagcagcttctTCAGGAAGTGTTTTGCAACCTCTCCTGCTCTTGTTGCACCTTCTCTCGCCCTCTCTGTTAACCTCCTGACACCCACTTCCTGTCCCTGTGGTTTTTCCAGGCGTGAACACTGGTGGTGTTGGCAGCTACATCTATGACAAGGAGCCCAGTGCAGTGACCCAGCCTTGAACCTTTTGTTCCCTCAGCTTCATCCCTCTTCTCTACACTGACCATCAACCACAGTATTATTTGtagccttttttgttttctcttcctcccaccTGTGCGTTCATACCTGAGACAACCAGCCTTCTGATCCTTTTGTCCTTTATTCTGACCCGGCTCTGATGTATTTAGCACCATGAGGAATGATTACAAATTGCCTAGACGTGTGTTTATCTGTGTATTTGCTCCTGGAGAGCCACATCCAGCATTCCCACAGAATAATACGAATAATTTCAATCATTTTTGCACATTTATAAATGTATGAGAACACATTAAATGTCACCACAGTCAAATATGAACATCTTATATTTCAATTTTGTACCCTGGAAACAGTGTGATTGATGATGTCTGTTTTGAgatgtttagaaaaaaaaaatgtgatggtgAGTGATTCTcaggtgtgggggggggggaaagTGCATTGTGGGTCGTGTTGACAGCCAGAGGAATTTCAACTCAGAGGCTGCTGCACGCACAGGTGGTGCTCAGGAGCACGTTGCCAATAAATCTGTATTTTACAAATGCCATATTTGCATTTTGGCTGCCTGACAACATTCCTTaggtaaaaagaaaagtaaaaaaaaaaaactcccaacATATTGTAAAAAGATGGGAAAGTGGATCCCTCAGGCAACTGTTACCAATTTTTACCACATCCACGAGGCTGTACTGAGTCAACATGCATTTATTGTACTTTTTGAGCATATGTTAATAACCTGTTTAAAGTCAAATCGGGATAATGTACTAATAAATAAGAGAAATGTCTATTTTTAAAACGAGGCAGAATGTGGGTGAAGTTTTGGGAAGGGAGGGCTATGATTTGCCAGATTTAAAACATGTATTTATTGCTTTAAACCACGTCCTTTAAATTTAATTAGCCTTTATACTACTACCCTTTTATGGGACTGATTACGAAGGAGGTCAAACAAGGCAATGTAAGCTGTACAAATCTCTGACGAAgatttttattgttaatttcaaataaataacCCTGCTGTAATTTTCCGAGAGATGACGCGCTATTTGAAGTATTTTTTGCCATTAGCAGAAACAGTAGCTTAGCTTGTAGAGACACTGCAGACAAGTCATTCTGTAAGAATGTGCATCCTTAGTATTACTGTACGACTgttactgtgtttgtttaatacCTGTTGTACATCGTAGGGCTTCATAGACACTGCAGGGCTCACTTGTTTGTAGAACTGAAACGCTGCACTTCAGCCCTGCTGCATTCGTCTTTTTAATCCCTCGAATAAATATTTCAGAAACTCTTCGTCTGTGTTGCTTCAGTTATTGTCTGACAAGTTCATGAATTAATAAACACACTCTTAGAAATACAAGTTTCAAAAGGGTTCGTCTGTGAGATCTTCAAGGATGTAAAATGTAACATGGTTCTGGGTATATAAACCCAGGGTTCTGGGTATAAACCCAGATCTCTGGGTGGGTTCTAGACCCTTAAAAGGTACTAAATAGAACCCCTGGAGATGTTTCTGGGTGGGACCATTACACCATAGAAGGGTTCTCTGTAAAACGTCTCATAGGGGGTTCTGGGTCGAACCTATCACAGATGGTTCTAGATATCACCCTTTATGTTGGTTTCTCGGTAGATCCCTCTGAAAGGTTTCCTTGTACCAGGAACCAAAAAGGTTTCTCCTACAAGGACAAGCTGAAGAACCCTATATGGTTGTAgttagtacatttatttttaagatagacagatagatccTTGATTGTGTTATGCAAAGAAACAAACCTGTTAGCAGCATATAAATATGTACAaatgcaccaacacacactcacatattcaccaacacacacactggcataAACTCATCACATAATTCGCACGACCACATACacattcattttcatatttttaagaTATATGATAAATACTAGGTGCACAACTTGTGAGTTTGTGGATTTCTTGTCTGATTAAAGCAAAAACTAAAAAGACACATTGACAGAGCTACACTGAATATCATGCATCTTTCTTTACACGTACTGGTTTTGTATTTCACACCCTGTCTGACCTGTGAATACTATAAACTTCTCTAGTTTACAGTCTTGTGATTGAGAGCAGGGGAAACTCGTGTGTCACACTCCAGTGAAAAGAAAAGTCTAGTCTTTCGCTCTTGTGAAATGTCATTACAAAACTAGAACCGTTAGCAAGCTCTTCCTGAATGAATCACTGGGTTCATTCATCTCAAAATGGTCTTGACTGTCATAACAGTAATGCAGCGTGTTCTACGAGGCATTAAAGCACTGATATGATCTGCACTACGTGTGGGAAAGCTTTAAAGTTACATGAGGTGTTTCTGAATCTTTTAGTCAAGTGTGAACTGCACAATGTTTTACAGGTCCCATGATTTATTGATGATTTCCTCTGACACTTCAATAaacaatgtgggttttttttttgtaagatttACAGTACAAATGCAGTAGTTAATATCAACTCAATTATTTTGAGTTTTAAAGAAAAGCAGGAAAGTATATTACGTAGTTGTGTTGAGTGTGCTGTTGTTTGTAATACTTAAATGTAAAAGCATCATGAACACGTAATAGCGAGTGAACTCTATGGACACTTCTGAGGCTGTAGTTTCATTTTTGGTACTGCATTAttactattttgtttttattttgtccacctGTTATTGCCTCATGCACTTCACGGAGGGTAAAACAAGCagcaaacaacaataacaagtTTTTTAACTGGATTAGCTTGCTTTGTTTGAGCTTAAAAGTGATACTCTGACACATTCTTCAGAAACCTACAGTAACAATAACTGTGTTTGGAATAGACCGGAGGGTGTTAGCTTAGTTAATACACAACACTTTAGGCTtgtcacttcacacacacatatccacacATAATGCCTGACAGCAGGAAGAATGGCGTCACTCTGCAGCACAGTTTCAGCCttacatcactttaaaaaaatgtaggtGTAACACAGGTACGGTAGCTTTGCTCATGCACACGCAGGCTTCACAGTTGCACCCTATGTCATCATTTAGtcataaaaatctaaatatgaACCACCATTTTTCCCACATTTGCTCACATTCAATTTCACTGTGGAAACATCTTTGTACCGTTTTGTACTGGGTCGCGCCCAGGGAAACAGAGTGGTTGCCTGGATACCAAACAGATGTCAGTATATAGAGGCGTCCGCCTACGAGTGAACTCTTTATTGTTTTCaaatcagtcacacacacacacacacacacacacacaccttggacTGACTATGATGGTGTGATGGAGAGTGTCAAATGAAACCATCTGTTGCAGACTAAATTAGACACACAGGACTAATAGAGAATACAGTTGTCACCACCTGTAGGAAGTGTTAGCCCCAGGAATTAAGAGCAACAGCTACAATAAGTTTCTATACTGAATGTGGAAAGATTGCCTCCTACACTGTATATCTAGTTCTCTCCTCTGCCAGTTTTGAATATATTGTATTCTTCATACACAGTTTTAGACTAGTGCCATTAAGATAACTGTTTCCGTCCATTGTTGGTCAAAACATTCTCACTCGGACCTCTTCACATATAAGCGTTTGGTCATGAACCTTTCACATCCAGATTAAACATGAAAGGTTTGGGTGTGTTGGTCGA includes:
- the crip2 gene encoding cysteine-rich protein 2, producing the protein MASKCPKCDKTVYFAEKVSSLGKDWHKLCLKCDRCNKLLNAGGHAEHDGRPYCHKPCYAALFGPKGVNIGGAGSYVYDTPANNNPSPTGVDSAPKAEEKRVFAPKPPSKAGSITTFSGEANLCPRCNKKVYFAEKVTSLGKDWHRPCLRCERCSKTLAPGSHAEHDGQPYCHKPCYAVLFGPKGVNTGGVGSYIYDKEPSAVTQP